One Chloroflexota bacterium DNA segment encodes these proteins:
- a CDS encoding ABC transporter ATP-binding protein: MVQKSNENNVKIRVDNLSLTFGGVKALIDVSLDIRENEILAIIGPNGAGKTCLLNCINGFYKPQKGEIYFGERRITRIRPDRAARLGLARTFQNIELYTGLNTLDNIMAARHVLMKQNFLSSALYFGPAHGEEVKHRQTVEDIIDFLEIEPIRKKVVGMLPYGMRKRVELGRALAIEPRVLLLDEPMAGMNLEEKEDIARFIIDIFEGQGETYPDSPVLRDGVNCIVLVEHDMGVVMDLADRIVVLDFGRKIAEGTPDEVRTNPEVIAAYLGGEKG; the protein is encoded by the coding sequence ATGGTCCAGAAAAGCAACGAAAATAACGTCAAGATACGAGTCGATAACCTCTCCCTTACCTTTGGCGGTGTCAAAGCTCTGATAGACGTGAGCCTTGATATACGGGAGAATGAAATCCTGGCCATTATCGGGCCCAACGGTGCCGGCAAGACCTGTCTTTTGAACTGCATCAATGGCTTCTACAAACCGCAAAAAGGGGAGATATACTTCGGAGAGCGACGAATCACCCGCATCCGACCGGACCGGGCGGCCAGGCTGGGTCTGGCGCGCACATTTCAAAATATCGAGCTTTATACCGGCCTGAACACCCTGGACAATATTATGGCGGCGCGACACGTCCTGATGAAACAGAACTTCCTCAGCAGCGCCCTGTATTTCGGGCCGGCGCATGGTGAAGAGGTAAAGCACCGCCAGACCGTGGAGGATATCATCGACTTTCTGGAAATCGAACCCATCCGGAAAAAAGTTGTGGGCATGTTGCCTTACGGTATGCGCAAACGTGTGGAACTGGGGCGGGCGCTGGCTATAGAACCGAGAGTGCTGCTGCTTGATGAGCCGATGGCCGGGATGAATCTGGAGGAGAAGGAGGATATCGCCCGGTTCATCATTGACATCTTCGAAGGCCAGGGAGAGACGTATCCCGATTCACCTGTCCTCCGCGATGGCGTGAACTGCATTGTCCTCGTGGAGCACGACATGGGAGTAGTGATGGACCTGGCGGACAGAATCGTGGTGCTTGATTTCGGACGGAAGATCGCCGAGGGTACCCCTGATGAGGTCAGAACCAATCCTGAAGTTATCGCGGCTTACCTCGGCGGGGAAAAAGGCTGA
- a CDS encoding ABC transporter ATP-binding protein, with protein MLKLNNIEVTYLNVIRVLHGVSLSVDDGAIVTLLGANGAGKSTTLKAISGLLHVEEGEVTDGSIQWNDDRIDRKSAEEIGKLGIIQALEGRRVFGHLTAEENLTVGAYQRHDRHAVKQDLEMVYHYFPRLKDLRRNTAGYLSGGEQQMVVIGRAMMAAPKLMMLDEPSLGLAPLLVEEIYDIINRFNMEQKTSVLLVEQNVRIALSIAQYGYVMENGRIVLDGSADFLRNNEDVKEFYMGLSAMGAKKSYREVKHYKRRKRWL; from the coding sequence ATGCTCAAATTGAATAACATTGAAGTAACCTACCTCAATGTTATAAGGGTGCTGCACGGCGTTTCTTTGAGCGTGGATGATGGCGCCATCGTTACCCTCCTTGGCGCCAACGGCGCCGGTAAAAGCACCACGCTCAAGGCAATCTCCGGTCTTCTCCACGTTGAAGAGGGCGAGGTGACCGACGGCAGCATCCAGTGGAACGACGATAGAATCGACCGTAAAAGCGCCGAAGAGATAGGGAAACTGGGCATCATCCAGGCGCTGGAGGGACGCCGTGTCTTCGGCCACCTGACCGCGGAAGAAAACCTGACGGTTGGTGCCTACCAGCGCCATGACCGCCACGCCGTGAAACAGGACCTCGAGATGGTCTATCATTACTTTCCCCGGCTCAAGGACCTCCGGCGTAACACCGCCGGCTACCTCTCCGGAGGTGAGCAGCAGATGGTGGTCATCGGCCGCGCCATGATGGCTGCCCCCAAGCTGATGATGCTGGACGAGCCGTCGCTCGGCCTGGCACCGCTCCTCGTAGAGGAAATCTATGATATAATCAATCGCTTCAACATGGAGCAGAAAACCTCGGTGCTGCTCGTTGAGCAAAACGTGAGGATTGCGCTCAGCATCGCCCAATACGGCTATGTCATGGAAAACGGGCGCATCGTCCTCGACGGCTCGGCAGATTTCCTCAGAAATAACGAGGACGTGAAGGAATTCTATATGGGACTTTCTGCAATGGGGGCGAAGAAAAGCTACCGCGAGGTAAAACACTACAAGAGGCGCAAGCGATGGCTGTAA
- a CDS encoding VOC family protein, whose translation MVTYKHEHTHITTPEPDKIIEFYTKVMGASVIKEIESAGRRLVDVDLGGIPIRISSGTGADKDWTGLRYGLHHIGLEVDNMDEFIAKMKANSVEIVTEPFQPGPGIKAAFIKCPDGALYEIIEKS comes from the coding sequence ATGGTAACATACAAGCATGAACACACCCACATCACCACCCCCGAACCCGACAAAATTATCGAATTCTATACCAAGGTGATGGGCGCCAGCGTTATCAAAGAGATTGAGAGTGCCGGCCGGCGACTGGTTGACGTAGACCTTGGCGGCATACCGATCAGGATTTCCAGCGGCACCGGCGCGGATAAAGACTGGACCGGCTTGAGGTACGGGTTACATCATATCGGCCTTGAGGTGGACAATATGGATGAATTCATCGCCAAAATGAAGGCCAACAGCGTCGAAATCGTCACCGAGCCATTTCAGCCCGGGCCGGGAATCAAAGCCGCCTTTATAAAATGCCCGGACGGTGCGCTTTACGAGATTATTGAAAAAAGTTAG
- a CDS encoding AMP-binding protein, translated as MAVKKKPDEFFDDLEVMSPETREKYHKEKLAQTVAHAHRHAPAVKELFDQASVNPKDIRTVKDLQKLPITRKTDLIERQKAHPPYGGFSTIAPEDIDRVFISPGPVYEPIQHEGIRWFAKAFWAAGFRKGDIVVNTFTYHLSPAGILFHEAIRDCGATAVPTGTGNTDIQVQTMHHLKATGFVGTPSFLMTVLQRAEEMGYNANKDFCLKRAWFTGEPLAPSLRKTFEDDYKIDTYQAYAVTEAGGALAYECSEKSGMHLMDEYFIEIVDPETGRQLGPGEIGEIAVTPLHNRNWGLIRFGTGDLSSYIIDPCPCGRTTNRLTGILGRAGDAVKVRGMFVVARQVEQVCLGFEPVARFQIVVTRQEQRDEMNLKVELKHELSSEEKQKLSGELSQKLQNICRIKPDRIDFVPQGTISEEQPKIVDERNWE; from the coding sequence ATGGCTGTAAAAAAGAAACCCGATGAATTTTTCGATGACCTCGAGGTAATGTCGCCGGAGACGCGAGAGAAGTATCACAAAGAAAAGCTCGCGCAGACCGTTGCGCACGCCCATCGCCATGCTCCAGCCGTGAAAGAGCTGTTTGACCAGGCTAGCGTCAATCCAAAAGACATACGGACGGTAAAAGATTTACAAAAACTCCCCATCACCAGAAAAACCGACCTCATCGAGCGCCAGAAAGCTCATCCACCATACGGCGGCTTCTCTACTATCGCACCGGAGGACATCGACCGTGTCTTTATTTCCCCCGGCCCCGTCTACGAGCCAATACAGCATGAAGGTATCCGGTGGTTCGCCAAGGCTTTCTGGGCCGCCGGCTTCAGAAAGGGCGATATAGTGGTGAATACCTTCACCTATCACCTGTCCCCGGCCGGCATTTTGTTCCATGAAGCCATTCGCGACTGCGGTGCCACCGCCGTGCCTACGGGTACCGGCAACACTGACATTCAGGTTCAGACCATGCATCACCTGAAAGCGACCGGTTTCGTGGGCACGCCAAGCTTTCTGATGACCGTCCTCCAGCGGGCGGAGGAAATGGGGTATAACGCTAATAAAGACTTCTGCCTGAAACGCGCCTGGTTCACCGGCGAGCCGCTTGCCCCGTCGCTGCGGAAAACGTTTGAAGATGACTACAAAATAGACACCTATCAGGCTTACGCGGTCACCGAGGCCGGAGGTGCCCTCGCTTACGAGTGCAGTGAGAAATCGGGGATGCACCTCATGGACGAATATTTCATCGAAATCGTTGACCCGGAAACCGGGAGACAGCTTGGTCCGGGAGAAATCGGAGAAATCGCGGTAACGCCGCTGCACAATAGAAACTGGGGCCTCATCCGCTTTGGCACCGGCGACCTATCATCATATATCATTGACCCATGCCCCTGCGGACGCACCACCAATCGCTTGACCGGTATCCTCGGCCGTGCCGGGGATGCCGTGAAGGTGAGGGGTATGTTCGTGGTCGCCCGACAGGTGGAGCAGGTCTGCCTCGGCTTCGAGCCAGTGGCCCGATTCCAAATCGTGGTGACCCGCCAAGAGCAGCGCGATGAGATGAACCTAAAAGTTGAGCTCAAGCACGAGCTGAGCAGCGAGGAAAAACAGAAGCTATCCGGTGAATTAAGTCAGAAGCTCCAGAATATCTGCCGCATCAAACCGGATAGAATTGACTTCGTTCCACAGGGAACGATATCCGAAGAACAGCCGAAAATCGTTGATGAACGAAACTGGGAGTGA